The Paraphotobacterium marinum genome contains a region encoding:
- the aroE gene encoding shikimate dehydrogenase, whose translation MQELKYAVIGNPVEHSLSPTIHSLFAKQFNLNLSYKPIKLQIDSFNQELLYLFKTNRLHGCNITAPFKVKAFEFVDELTERAQIAKSVNTIKKLNCGRLLGDNTDGFGLTNDLINKHIELTNKNILLVGSGGASRGIIFPLLMQGVKKISIVNRTEHKARELAKEFTPYGEVESLSLNNLQVVNSDIVINGTSATFSQDNFILSSSLKFTKNFTGYDLNYNEKKSDFICWSEQMKACENYNGFGMLVEQAALSFQLWFNQTPNTKAIFDHFRIFKSYSHFLI comes from the coding sequence ATGCAAGAACTTAAATATGCTGTAATCGGTAATCCTGTAGAGCACAGTCTTTCACCGACTATTCATTCGCTGTTTGCAAAACAATTTAATTTAAATCTTTCGTATAAGCCTATTAAATTACAAATCGATTCTTTTAATCAGGAGTTACTTTATTTATTTAAAACAAATAGACTTCATGGTTGTAATATTACCGCACCTTTTAAAGTTAAAGCTTTTGAGTTTGTTGATGAGTTAACTGAAAGAGCTCAAATTGCAAAATCTGTTAATACAATAAAAAAGCTTAATTGTGGTCGATTATTGGGTGATAATACTGACGGTTTTGGTTTGACAAATGATTTAATTAATAAGCATATAGAGTTAACGAATAAAAATATTCTCTTAGTTGGATCTGGTGGAGCTTCAAGAGGTATTATTTTTCCTTTGTTGATGCAAGGCGTTAAAAAAATTTCTATTGTGAATAGAACAGAGCATAAGGCCCGTGAACTTGCTAAAGAGTTTACGCCCTATGGTGAGGTAGAAAGTTTATCCTTGAACAATTTACAAGTTGTAAATTCTGATATTGTCATTAACGGGACATCGGCAACCTTCTCACAAGATAATTTTATTTTGTCATCAAGCTTAAAATTTACAAAAAATTTTACTGGTTATGATTTAAACTATAATGAAAAAAAATCAGACTTTATTTGCTGGAGTGAACAAATGAAAGCTTGTGAAAACTACAATGGTTTTGGGATGCTTGTGGAGCAAGCAGCATTAAGCTTCCAATTATGGTTTAATCAAACTCCTAATACCAAAGCAATTTTTGATCATTTTCGAATATTTAAGTCATATAGTCATTTTTTAATTTGA
- the hemF gene encoding oxygen-dependent coproporphyrinogen oxidase, with amino-acid sequence MDSEEIIDVFKYFELLQTEILEKIQNHEDSVDIKNNKWSRDSENFGNALILEKGAVFDKIALNISHVKGNELRSSASIKNKDLKNYPYKAMGLSLIFHPKNPFVPTVHANLRFFISNYQSKKPVWWFGGGFDLTPCYPFKEDCVHWHKTAKNLCVPFNDNLYEKHKQNCDDYFYLPHRNETRGIGGLFFDDFNHLGFNKSFEYVKAVGMGFQEGYFPIVDKRKNLTFTEKEKDFQLYRRGRYVEFNLLYDRGTRFGLQAKDNTNIENVLASMPPDVTWHYKYDAPRGSREEELIQYLKPRKWV; translated from the coding sequence ATGGATAGTGAAGAAATTATTGACGTCTTTAAGTATTTTGAACTATTACAAACAGAGATCTTAGAAAAAATACAAAACCATGAAGATAGCGTAGACATTAAGAATAATAAATGGTCAAGGGACAGTGAAAATTTTGGGAATGCCCTAATACTAGAAAAAGGAGCTGTCTTTGATAAAATTGCCTTAAACATATCGCATGTTAAAGGCAACGAACTCAGAAGTAGTGCATCGATTAAAAATAAAGACTTGAAAAATTATCCCTATAAAGCAATGGGGTTATCTTTGATTTTTCATCCTAAAAATCCATTTGTACCAACAGTCCATGCAAATCTGCGTTTTTTTATATCGAATTATCAATCAAAAAAACCTGTATGGTGGTTCGGAGGAGGATTTGATTTAACACCATGTTATCCTTTCAAAGAAGATTGTGTTCATTGGCATAAGACTGCTAAAAACTTATGCGTACCATTTAATGACAACTTATATGAAAAACACAAACAAAACTGTGATGATTATTTTTATTTGCCTCATAGAAATGAAACAAGAGGGATAGGTGGTTTATTTTTTGATGATTTTAATCACTTAGGTTTTAATAAATCTTTTGAATATGTTAAAGCAGTGGGAATGGGTTTTCAAGAGGGTTATTTTCCAATTGTTGATAAAAGAAAAAATCTTACCTTTACAGAAAAAGAAAAAGATTTTCAATTATATAGAAGGGGAAGGTATGTTGAGTTTAACCTTCTTTATGATAGAGGAACGAGGTTTGGGCTTCAAGCAAAAGATAATACAAATATTGAAAATGTTCTGGCTTCGATGCCACCAGATGTGACTTGGCATTATAAATATGATGCTCCAAGGGGCAGTAGAGAAGAAGAATTAATACAATATTTAAAACCAAGAAAGTGGGTGTGA
- a CDS encoding Sua5/YciO/YrdC/YwlC family protein: MDLKQRSLYKGLILVANKYETFFDFIDRDKINEKEEETMQKSWPGPFSWVVPAKKNISPLITGYKETVAIRVSPHPFIQNICKLIQKPLISTSANLSGYPACETIEEVQSQFKQKNIIIVNENNLKMANASTITDLKTGKIIR; the protein is encoded by the coding sequence TTGGATTTAAAACAAAGATCTTTATACAAAGGATTAATTTTAGTTGCGAATAAATACGAAACTTTTTTTGATTTTATTGATCGGGATAAGATCAATGAAAAAGAAGAGGAAACAATGCAAAAATCTTGGCCAGGTCCATTCTCATGGGTTGTTCCAGCTAAGAAAAACATCTCCCCTCTAATTACTGGTTATAAAGAGACAGTTGCTATTAGAGTATCACCTCACCCATTTATACAAAATATTTGTAAATTGATTCAAAAACCTCTAATTTCTACAAGCGCAAATCTTTCAGGATATCCTGCTTGTGAAACTATTGAAGAAGTTCAAAGTCAGTTTAAGCAAAAAAATATAATTATTGTTAATGAAAATAATTTAAAAATGGCAAATGCATCTACGATAACCGACTTAAAAACTGGAAAAATTATCAGATAA
- a CDS encoding Sua5/YciO/YrdC/YwlC family protein, with translation MLSTDITEIKNHLESGNIIIYPTETVYGIGCDPSNDKALKLSWI, from the coding sequence ATGTTATCAACAGATATTACAGAAATTAAAAACCATTTAGAGAGTGGTAACATTATAATTTATCCAACAGAAACAGTATATGGTATTGGCTGCGATCCTTCTAATGATAAAGCTCTAAAATTATCTTGGATTTAA
- the purE gene encoding 5-(carboxyamino)imidazole ribonucleotide mutase, whose product MNTPFVAILMGSDSDLPIMKNTIEVLKKFDVKFEVKVTSAHRTPTATHNYVTDAEQRGCAVFICAAGLAAHLAGAVAGITTLPVIGVPIDAGPLQGMDALLSTSMMPGGVPVATVAIGKAGAKNAGYLATQILATSNKELAQAVKQERADNAEAIIAKDKKIQSEL is encoded by the coding sequence ATGAACACACCATTTGTAGCCATTTTGATGGGATCGGATTCCGATTTACCAATCATGAAGAATACAATTGAAGTTTTAAAAAAATTTGATGTAAAGTTTGAAGTAAAAGTAACATCAGCTCATAGAACACCTACTGCAACACATAATTATGTGACTGATGCAGAACAAAGAGGCTGTGCGGTCTTTATTTGTGCAGCTGGTTTAGCTGCTCACTTAGCTGGTGCTGTTGCAGGTATTACGACATTACCAGTAATTGGTGTACCAATTGATGCTGGTCCGCTTCAAGGAATGGATGCTTTATTATCAACATCCATGATGCCTGGTGGTGTTCCAGTTGCAACAGTTGCTATAGGTAAAGCTGGCGCCAAAAATGCTGGTTATTTAGCCACACAAATTTTGGCTACTTCTAATAAGGAATTAGCTCAAGCAGTGAAGCAAGAACGTGCTGATAATGCAGAAGCTATAATTGCTAAAGATAAAAAGATTCAATCTGAACTTTAG
- a CDS encoding DUF494 family protein, protein MMDILMYLFETYIHSEVEFKVDQKELSGELKRAGFNQKDINKALKWLEKLADLQNFDLNNYEDLNNSSAFRVYTDEERNRLNTHCLGFLLFLEQISVLTPDVREMVLDRVMALEVESFSLDDLKWLILMVLFNLPGKEKAYQQMEELLYEIEEGYIH, encoded by the coding sequence ATGATGGATATACTAATGTATCTGTTTGAAACTTACATTCACAGTGAAGTTGAGTTTAAAGTAGATCAAAAAGAATTGTCCGGTGAATTAAAACGTGCTGGTTTTAATCAAAAAGACATAAATAAAGCTCTTAAATGGCTTGAAAAGTTGGCTGATCTTCAAAACTTTGATTTAAATAACTATGAGGATTTAAATAATTCATCTGCTTTTAGGGTCTATACTGATGAAGAAAGAAATCGCTTAAATACTCATTGTTTGGGGTTTTTATTATTTCTTGAGCAAATTTCAGTTTTAACGCCAGATGTTCGTGAAATGGTTTTAGACAGAGTAATGGCACTAGAGGTTGAGAGCTTTTCTTTGGATGATCTTAAGTGGTTAATATTAATGGTTTTATTTAACCTACCAGGTAAAGAAAAGGCCTATCAGCAAATGGAAGAATTGCTCTATGAAATTGAAGAAGGCTATATTCACTAA
- the def gene encoding peptide deformylase, which yields MTILKVLEFPDDRLRKVAKPVDEFNQELKTLINDMQETMYHENGIGLAATQIDRHIQLIVIDISEEKNSPMVLINPKIISSSGETGIEEGCLSVPSVNALVKRYEKINVQFKNEKFEDDLIAADDLLAICIQHEIDHLNGKLFIDHLSPLKRNRLKKKLEKIKKQQTNSAS from the coding sequence ATGACAATTTTAAAAGTACTGGAATTTCCAGATGATAGACTTAGAAAAGTAGCCAAACCGGTAGATGAGTTTAACCAAGAATTAAAAACTCTGATAAATGATATGCAAGAGACAATGTATCATGAAAACGGGATTGGTCTTGCAGCAACACAAATTGATAGACACATTCAATTGATCGTAATTGATATTTCTGAAGAAAAAAATAGTCCTATGGTCTTGATTAACCCAAAAATAATTTCTTCAAGTGGCGAAACTGGCATTGAGGAGGGATGTTTATCTGTTCCAAGTGTAAATGCTTTAGTAAAAAGGTATGAAAAAATTAATGTTCAATTCAAAAATGAAAAGTTTGAAGATGATCTTATAGCAGCTGATGATCTTTTAGCAATTTGCATTCAACATGAAATAGATCATCTTAATGGTAAGTTATTTATAGACCATCTGTCACCATTAAAGAGAAATCGCTTAAAAAAGAAGTTAGAAAAAATAAAAAAACAACAAACTAACTCAGCAAGTTAA
- the fmt gene encoding methionyl-tRNA formyltransferase, with protein MKDKRIIFAGTPEISAHHLKELLQQKFNIVGVYTQPDKPKGRGKKLSKSPVKLLAEEYDIPLFQPNSLKDIGVQNQFLNLKADLLIVVAYGQILPKAILDAPHIACINLHVSLLPKYRGAAPVERALLQGDSETGVTIMKMDEGLDTGDIIAQKSIQIVPHETTDSLFQKINRSSPSFLSDNVTKILQSNFYAYPQNNDLASYAPKLSKNDAKISWDMTAKKIERLSRVFCSNPNSFFSLNHENIKVSNIEIINQNFNDKPGTVIKCDKDGLIIQTSSGCVRILKIQFPGKKWISVSDLINSNKNPFIQNIIL; from the coding sequence ATGAAAGATAAAAGAATTATTTTTGCAGGAACACCAGAAATATCAGCTCATCACTTAAAAGAACTTTTACAACAAAAATTTAATATAGTAGGAGTATATACTCAACCTGACAAGCCTAAAGGTAGAGGAAAAAAGCTATCTAAATCACCAGTAAAGCTACTTGCAGAAGAATACGACATCCCTTTGTTCCAACCCAACTCTCTGAAGGATATTGGGGTGCAAAATCAATTTTTAAACCTAAAAGCAGATTTGTTAATCGTCGTTGCTTATGGACAGATACTACCAAAAGCCATATTAGACGCACCGCATATTGCGTGTATCAATTTACATGTATCATTGTTACCTAAGTATAGAGGAGCTGCTCCAGTTGAAAGAGCTCTACTTCAGGGTGACTCTGAAACAGGTGTCACAATCATGAAAATGGATGAAGGTTTAGATACTGGAGATATTATTGCTCAAAAATCCATTCAAATTGTTCCACATGAAACAACTGACTCTTTATTTCAAAAAATTAATAGGTCTAGTCCCTCATTTTTAAGTGATAATGTTACTAAAATACTGCAGTCTAACTTTTATGCATATCCACAAAATAATGATTTAGCAAGTTATGCCCCCAAACTATCAAAAAATGATGCTAAAATATCTTGGGATATGACCGCAAAAAAAATAGAGCGATTATCGAGGGTATTCTGCTCAAATCCTAATTCTTTTTTTTCTTTAAATCATGAAAATATTAAAGTATCTAATATTGAAATCATTAACCAAAACTTTAATGATAAGCCCGGGACTGTTATAAAATGTGACAAAGATGGTCTAATTATACAAACATCTTCTGGTTGTGTACGTATTTTAAAAATTCAATTCCCTGGAAAAAAGTGGATTTCAGTTTCTGACTTAATCAATTCAAATAAGAATCCATTTATACAAAATATTATTTTATAA